Within Conger conger chromosome 3, fConCon1.1, whole genome shotgun sequence, the genomic segment CTTTAGCCCATACAACGCTCTGTAAACAAATCCATTCCTGTCTATTAATTTCCTGGTAATAGAGGAGTGAAGGCTGTAGAATGTGCCTTTATCCACACATTTACTACTATAGTGGTCAGTGTTGAGGTTGGCTTGTGTGGAAGAGCAGTGGATGGTGTTATTGATCTCTCTGGCCTTTGGTCTGAATGGCTTTAGCCATTGAGCACACTGTGGTTACAGaggtctgcagaagaactgtggcaagctCTACactatcacattacattacaaagcatttagcagacgctcttatccagagcgatgtacaacaaaagtgcagatcgaacacaggagcaagtgtgaagaggaccctagaggacagtacagttccgagtcctttCTCTAtcttctcaaccaaagccaaaaactCCTTGGGATTTGCGctgagccacttcatattgggcttgggagtCGGAGAGGTTTAAGAAACGAGAAAGACGGAAGGAGTacaaggagggggaggggaggggaggggaggggggacacTTACGAAGTGGATCATCTTGCAGGAGCAGAGGCGGTCGTTGAGGCCCATCCAGCGCTGGTAGTCGGGGTACTCTCCGCGGGTCAGCACGTACTGGTAGCCCATGTAGTTGGGCCGTTCGTACACCACCCAGGCCCCGCCGTCCACGCGGATGGAGTTGCAGCGGCTCAGGTAGGAGTGGAAGTCCGTGCAGTCGCTGTCGCACTCATAGCGGCGGCCCTGGAAGTTCTTGTCCTCGTAGAACACGATCTGGGAAGAAAGCGGGAACACCCCTGCTGTAACAATCCagctgaaaattgagctggtcttgctgggtatgatCTGGTcgtaaagctggtctagctgggtatgagctggtcaaccagcatggccaatcTGGTCataagctagtctagctgggtttgagctggttaaccagcatgaccaagctggtcataagctagtctagctgggtatgagctggttaaccagcatggccaagctggtcatgaagctggtctagctaggtatgatctggtcataaagctggtcttgctggctatgcgctggtcataagctggccTACCTGGGTATGATCTGGTCAagcagcatgaccaagctggtcataagctggtctagctaggtatgagctggtcaacgagctagtgctggtagcccATCTGtgttggtagctggtcaaccagctttttcaaaacatcgcttcagctggtctgaactggtcaacctgctaccagcagtttcaaaacctagcttacgCAATTCTTTTCAGCATGGATGGCAGGAGGATGCTCAGGGGATCTGATCTTGCTTCTCAGCAGATGCCTGGTTGGCCCATACAGTTCACTCTCCCGAACTAAATGACACTTTACCAAATGATACCATCTTTAGGGATCCATCACTGACTAATGACCTCATCAAATCATGTTTTGATGTGCCTGTGCCATTGCATCTACAGTTGCATTTTCCATTGCAAAATCTGTCATCTTTGACCGGACAATTTGCCTCTGGAAGCCACAGTTGAAGACTTGTAGGCTTGAATTTCCTCCTGAGTTAAGAACAATCCGCAGAGAATCGATGATCTAAGCTATTATCCACTGAAAGCTAAAACGTACACACTTAGCCAAACCTCCACATATATTTGAAAACACTCATaccaaaccaaaaccaaaagagGCCTGACTGTCACAGTGAATAAGAGGATTTAGCTTTCTGTCAATTACTGTCACGGTGACAAGATGGTGTTCACTGTCCAGCCTGTGCAGCACAAGACAAGTATAACGGAGAACTGTACGTGCTGTCGGCAAAGCTCAACTGACCAAGATCAGCCAGTTTCCAAAAAACCTTTCTTTGTAACCACATAAACTTCATTCCTTTTTAAGAGACAACATGCTGAACACAAGTGTAAAATTGAACCTACTTCAACTTCAACGCAATTTGCATGATTTAGATTCACCTGTTTATTTTGAGGGTTGTTCCTCGCAAGGTCGAAGAACTTTCAAGACCcagttttaatgaaatgtacagcctattaaagaaaaaaaatcaaaatgttcTTGGGTGCCAAAGTGTGCAGGTGGATTCCTCGTATGCTAGCTGTAGCATATACGTTGATGCCTGTTCTCCGCTATGCTAGTGCAATGCTACTGTGCCATTCAAATTGGGATTATCGTGCCCATAAATGAGAAATTGCCCGTGAGAATCGCGGCTGGCCCGTACTCACCTTGCCCATTGCTGCTGTTGATTAAGCCCGTTTGGGTTGTCTCCCTGAAGTCTGAGTGTGAGGTGGGACTGAGGCAGGCCTGGCTTCCCAGACTCTTTTATACCCAACCGGGTTTATCAAACGGGCAGACTGGCTTTGTCATGCCATCCAAAAATTGAGTCAGTGATTCTAATGCTATTGAGGTTTTCCAGAAATGTGAAGTGGGATTACGGCCCATTGACCACTCTCTGCTGCCCTTGCTGAATgcacccccccaccgccccccgccTGCCACAAACCCCCCCCGAACCAGTGCCAGCATACAGGCGTACCCACCACACCACGCAGCCCGCCAGCCAAGACCTCTGCCAAATTCAGCAGTCCAGATGCGTTGGCCTGAGTTCCACTGCGTTGAATGCACAAAAACCAGTCAATGACTCAGCAACCTTTTTTCTGTattacaccaaaaaaaaaaaaaaaaaaaaaaagaaaataccaaaTCTGGACGGAGAACGGAGAGCTCGGATTCAGAAATTTATTGAAAGATTGCAAATTTGGTAATCAGAAGGTCTATTCACACGGTCCTTAGGCCGGGGCTAAGAGAAACCAATTGAATGTTCACACTAGCAGTCTTAAGTGGGCTTGCAGCAACCTTAGCCCTGGGCTAGCAACGGCTTTTTTAGGGTTAGCCCGAGAAATATCCCAGCACAGCCCAAAGCAAAACGTGCTGCTGTCCGTAGCCTGGGCCCAAAGATATTCCTCCATTTTCAGTCCAAACAAATGGATGCTGGAGtcgttccacaaagcaggattactgagttagcaggataactgcactgttccacaaagcagggttactgagttagctggataaccgcacCACATAAGATCCggaaagtaaaaagagctgttctgggttttactctgcgcAGGTAGCTgggtaactcagtaatcctgctttgtggaacaggccccaagAGTGCACAAATGCGTCTCCTGAATCAGCTAAATAATGGCATGTTTACTTCATCaatgtgtgtacattttaatgTATCGCAACAACACATGTAGACACGGATACGGTGAAGACAGACAATCTTTTTATTTGGTGTTTATCAGTTTATCAGCGACTTTCAAGGCTTCTTTGCATTGCATTTGTGTGGTCTGGAGCAATCAATCGTTACTTCAGTTTCATTGGGTTTATCGAAGCAAATGTAAACAAGAATGGTCACACACCTCAACAACAATAAACTCTTCTgaggcaaggcacaaaataagtgctttcttttttttttctgtgaaagtgGCTGGAAAGAATATTGTACAAAAatatgtgctttttaaaatgcgACTGGACTACTTTGGACCATTTAACAGGCTTGAGTGCAATTTCAGTGTAAGGCAAAAACAGAGCTAAGCAGCAAAACTAAGGCAAAGTCCCATTTGTTCAGAGAGACACCGCCATTTTGACCTTTAACCCGTCATGGATAAAAGGTACAGTACTTCCATGCAAATGTAATACAATCGTTATGCACTTTCATTAACTCTACAAACAAGTGCACCAGATAACGTTTCGCTTTTTACCCCTTAATTTCTATCAACCTTCCCATAATTCATTTGAGGGAAAATTAACGTGAAACCTTTGAGAAGAATTTGGTAAcctgggcagccattttgatacaGCTGGTTGTTTACCGTTTGCTGCCGGTTCTCGACAGTACTATCTAGGCAGCATTATCTTGCTGTCTTGCTGTCATAGACATAGACCCCCGTTCACCTGTCTGCATTCGCggttcatcatcatcattcacacactgcacaatgtcctTCTGTGCGTGAGCAAGAATGTACCTTTCATATATTAGACCATTCCCTTTTATGTTTACAACCTGACTACCCAGCATTTCACATACAGCAAGTGATCGGAGTGTGACTAATAACAGGAGAACTGACCGTCATGTATCGCTCTACCTCAGGGCTGcacgaccctgttcctggagatcttccCTCCTGTAgggttttcactccgaccctaacaaagcacacctcgttcaacagctagagcagggctgcccaaccctgttcctggagatctacccttCTGTAGGGTTTTCACTCTGAcccgaacaaagcacacctcattcaacagctagatatCTAGTTGAGCTGCCAATTAGAATAGGGAGATGCCAAATTAGAACCTaaaggatggtagatctccaggaacagggtcgggcagccctgctctagctgatGCCTGTGAATGGCCACGTTTTTGATCTTTCAATCAACTTGTGCTGTGACAGAGCTGTCAATCAACCCCAGGGCAGTCAGTACCATGCCCCTTATGAAGCTTACAGCCAGGCCTACTTGAAACTACGGACCGATCCTCAGACCTAAATCGGGCCCTGGTTTTCcttcctcccaggtaattaactgaccAGTTAACGGaacagtgctgctgattggccagacggTCTTCCCGTCAGACTCCCAGCTAAAGGGCGGGTGGAAAGGCAGCAGTTCCCAGCCCTAGAGGAGCGTGGGTGGAGGTACGGGGCAGTCTGCCAACAAAGATCAGGCTGCAGCCTGTGGCTGAGGCCTGCTCTGGCCAAACGGCACACCAGAGTCCAGGGGCCTttatcacagagcaggattacggagttcggcaccgagtaaaacctggaacctctcctaaatctggaacacggacttTTTGTCCGTTTTGGTTTTAACTCGGCacggttatccagctaactccgtaatcctgctctgtgacaCAAGCCCCCCGATCTGAGACCAGTTAACTCATCCAAACCTCATCCGAACCCCAACCTCTTTACACCAAAAAAAAGCTAAACGGATCCAGGGTGAGTACACGGAGGCACAATCTGTCGACACCTTCAGGTGTTGTCGGGAGTCCGGGTCTCAGTTCAGGACCCGTTAATTCAGCGGGCTGTCGACGTCTGTCCCGCCGCCTGTCGAGGTCCTTCGGGGTTCATCTCGCCGGATTTGCTGTGGTCAGGGCTGTAGGCGTCCACCCAGCTGCCCGAGGACTCCCCAGGGCCGGAGGTGAGCGTGGGGGGGATGAGGCAGTCCAGCTGCTGCCTGTGCCCAGACTCCAGCAGCCACTCGTGGAACTTCTGCtccaccagggcctggaactgCCGCCGCTGGTCTCTGGCAGATCACGGAGAACACAGGTTTGCGTGAGGATGCGTTACATGAGTCTACAgctctattgtgtgtgtgtgtgtgtgtgtgtgtgtgttcatgttatATAAGCCcctaaatgtattacatttgacAAAGCAGTCCATCAATTCAGGGCTCTACGCCAACATATTTTCCAAGGAGCATATGTGCTCTCAAGTTTAAAGCTTCAGAAGCACACAAAATGCATCCAAAATACAAGATGTGCTCCCAATACTGTGTAGAAGATCCCTGCTACTTGAGGGCATTAATATTACAGAGTAACTTTGCATAATATCTCAAGTGTTTTACACACATTCAGAGTCTAATGTAGATGCAATGAGCCCATTGTTGTTGCATCACACACCCCCTTTGATCGATTAAGTTCGCTCTCACCGCAAGTTCCCATGGTAACGATTTGGACCCTGCGGGTCACACTCACTTGATCAGATGAGCGTCCTTCACGGTCTTCTGCCACTCCTGCACCCGGAGCTCCCTCTCGTCCACGGCCTTTCTGTAGAGCGGGGGCAGCCCCCCAGGCACCTCGCAGGTATCCCCTTCCATCTGGAAGGGTATGGCCATGGGGCAGAACTCGCCGGGCGGGAGAAGGCGGTAGGCGGCGTTGTCGTGGGGGTTCCCCTCGGGCCCCAGCGTCAGGGGCCGGTCCCAGACGTTGGGGACCACGGCCAGGCCGACGCGGGCCATGTCGTCCTCCAGGGCGGGGTAGTGCGTGTGGAAGGGCCCCAGGGTGAGGGCCGTGTTGCCGGGGAGGAGCAGCGGCCGGCTGGGCGTCAGGGCGTGGAGGGTGCAGTGGGAGGAGGCCCCCACGGCCACGCGccccgccacacacaccaccgtcACGTTCTCGCAGCTCTGCACGTGAACGCTGGTCTCCACCGGGCCCAGGACCACCGTGCTGTTCCGGCACTTGTCCAGGCACACGGACCTGCGGACGCAACAGAAATCCTGAAACCGATCGTCGACCCTTGTCGTGCACCCCCTGTGCCGAATACACTCCCCACACAACCCATTTTGGGTCATAACCCACTGCCTGAAATAATAAGgaagttcaaagacatgcaacCACTGAGTCCAGATGGAGGTTTCTGGGCTATCCAATGATGAGGTTGTAGccgcctgtagtgtagtgggcaaggtaaatgactgggacacacaaggtcggtggttcgatccccggtgtagccacaataagatccgcacagccgttgggccctggagcaaggcccttaaccctgcattgctccaggggaggattgtctcctgcttagtctaatcaactgtacgtcgctctggatgagagcgtctgccaaatgccattaatgtaatgaggtTGAACCCTGAAGCGTGGGGTCTCACCTGAGGGGGGAGAGCAGGTAGATGAAGGCCTCGCTGCAGCGATGCAGTTTGATGTTGGCTCCGGCCAGCTTATCCGAGTTCTTGGCCAGCGTCTGCCGGAACACCTGGGACATCAGCACCACCTTGCTCCCGGGCGGAGCCATGTGAGTGTTGCGGGCGATCTTGGCTCTCTTGATAGAGCCTTCCACTGCAAAAACACGGCACAACACAACTACAGCCATGCTTCACTGCTgaaaactcaacacaaaacatctATCATTTCTTAAAATGGGCCAAAAAAGATTTCATagtgagaaaaatatatatagcaaATATGGTTTCcaaacattttccacaaaaagtaACTCTTTAATCACTCGGAATTGGCACTCTCAGTTATGACAATCCGGTATGATGTATGTTTGCCCTAAATCAAACTCTCATTGCACACAAACTCTATTCTCGGTTTCTGATTGGACAGCGGCCCCATAGTGAGACCTGGATCAGATTCTGATTGGACAGTAACCCCACAGTGTGACCTGGATCAGGTTCTGATTGGACAGTCACCCCCACAGTGAGCCAGGGATCagattctgattggtcagtgaccCCACAGTGACACCTGGATCAGATTCTAATTGGACAGTGACCCCCATAGTGAGACCTGGATCAGATTCTGATTGGACACTGTGACCTGGATCAGATTCTGATTGGACAGTGACCCCCATAGTGAGACCTGGATCAGATTCTGATTGGACACTGTGACCTGGATCAGATTCTGATTGGACAGTGACCCCCCCATAGTGAGACCTGGATCAGATTCTGATTGGACGGTACCTTGCTGGGCCCAGGCCAGCTTCTTCCCGGAGCGCAGGCAGGCGGAGATGCCGAAGGGGTTGAGGCAGAGCGTCCGCCGCAGCCaggcctgcagctgctgcagggagAAGGAGCGGCTGAGCTTGGAGAACCCGGCCTGGGCCTGCAGCGGGGCGCGGCCCAGCAGCCGGTGCAGGGGGTGCACCGTGCGCCCCCGGCCCGCGCACCCCTCCAGCAGGAAGCCGAGGCTCTGCACGGCCTCGGCGGACACCTGGCTGTCCCGCACCGCCTGGCCCGACTGGCTCAGCTGCCCcggctccagcagcagctccagcaggtCCGACAGGTGCGTCTGGACGAAGGTCAGGTGCGCCTGGTCGTCCCAGTTCTGCACGTTTTTGGGAAAACGAGAGCGTTTCACAGACGCGTCATTATTTCTCAACCGAACGTTCTAACGGAGACGTCACAATCGCTACCACCAAAAATTTtcaggtgacccccccccccatcctcaaaTCAGGCGAGGCTACTTGGGGGTGGTGACCCACAGGTTGAGATCCCCTGCCCTGTAAGATTTAGCGAATCTGCAGTCAGAAGACGATTAATGCGCTACgatccacacacaaacaagagtTGGTTCATATCGCAGATACATGTGAATAAACAGATTGGGGAAGGTGAGGCCGTGACCTTGTTCTGGGAGCTGGTCTTGGCCTCCCGGTCGGAGGACGGGGACGGTGAGCGGGCTCGAGGGCTGGGCCACTCCTCCCCGATCAGAGAGGTGCGCAGAGACACGCGGTTCAGCTGCTGCATGTAGAGGAAGAGCAGGAACTGCAGCGTGTCCACGGACAGCTGGGGGAAAGGACAGGCGTCAACCCAAACGTCATCACTTACAGAACGGCCGAGTGGATTATGTGATAATTCTGGAAATCCTgaacataaatggtaaatggttggcatttatatagcgcctttatccaaagcgctgtacaattgatgcttctcattcacccattcatacacacactcacacaccgacggcgattggctgccatgcaaggcgccgaccagctcgtcaggagcttggggggtaggtgtcttgctcagggacacttcaacacagcccgggcgggggatcgaaccggcaaccctccgactgccagaccactgctcttactgcctgagccatgtcgccccacgtAACGTAAATGCGCAACACTTATTGCACCGAACGTTCAGGGCCATCGCTGTCGAATATTCGGTGTACGTAGTTAacaataaaactacatatgacgTATTATTCACCTTGCCGCGCACTCGGTCGAGCTCCTTGGCGCAGGCGCACTGGGATAGCGCCTCGGCCCACCCCAGCCTCTCCTCTGGGACGTGCGGCGTCAGGAGGTCAAACGTCTCGAAGTAGAGCCAGGCCAGGTCCTCCGCGAGCTGCAGCTTGCCGCAGGCGATGTGCCTCCACAGCGTCCACGCCAGCCGCGGGTAGCAGCCCTCGCGCGTGCGCACGTAGGCGGCCATCTTGCGCAGGTAGTGCAAGCTGAGCTTGGCGGGCGGCGGCACCTGCAGCGCGCCCAACAGGAAGGGCTCCAGGCGCGGCCACACACCTGTGCTGTCCTGCTCCATACCTGGGGGGGGATCGAGATCTCAGAGCAATGGCGGACGGTGTGGAGCTATAATATTGTTGCTCATACAATTCAAATGTATTGGGGGGGCATCGTGACCTTATCATGGTAATAAAATGTCCCATGTTCAGATCCATCATCTCTGATGGGCAGGTTGAAAACATGTTGCAGGAACCCATCAGACAGCATAATGTAATTTAAGAATTGTATCCCTAGCATTGTACAATACAAACTAAGAGGTTTAATCGCATATTTTACAAAAGTAGGAAAAAAAGCATGAAATCATATTTTCACTTGTAACATTTTCATATATTCGCCTCCGTATAAATATACATAACGTTTGGCAATCCGTTTAGCAATGCATTGGACCAATGGGACAGAAAGATAATGTATTTTACTTGGGAAAGTTGTCGTCGTAATGTTTGCTGGAGTGttcacaaattatttcatgCTTACGAACGTCAGTTCCAATAACCTGATTATCTAGCtggcttgctagctaactttaggtagctatagctagctagcaactaCCAACACTACGTTTGAAAACATTAACCTAGCTACCCAAAGTAGTAGAGTACATTAAGATAGAcggctagctaacttagtaatAAATCGGTGGAAACAGCACGAACACTGAATGATCTGCTCTAGTTCTGTGGGGGCATCAAGCCAGAGAATCGTCCACAGAAAATCCAAAACCAAGGACGCGTTCgcatgtttccatggcaacgaTCATGAACCTGTCTGGGAATATCGACGAATTCCCGGCTGCATGTAGGGCAGagcaactagctagctagagctagctagctagcatctGATAGTTAGCGACATCAAGTGCTTTACCTTTAAAGCAGCCCTCTTGCTCCGTTAAGACTTCTGGTCTTGCCTCAAAGTCTTTGAGATATCAGTGGTCAGCTTCCTCCCATTGCATGATGGAATATGTGGTTGTTTccttgtaaatgtgtgttttttgtccAATTATCCATGTTCGGAAGAGAACAGGCAAACTGCCCTGCCTGGACTATTTGCCGCCCTCGACTTGTTCTCGATGGCGCGCTTCAGATGGGAGCGCGCTTTTAGGCTTTCCAGCGATGTTCAGCGAGCTGTACCCACTGAACTCTATTGCACCACATTGGCTACAGATCTATGGCGACCAGAAATGCCCCCGTCCCAGTTCACCATGACTGTATATTGATAGCACCCCATTTGGCTATATTTAAATCGATGCAAGCCGTTGTCTAGCGACAAGACTTTGTTGGCCAACACAAACTTTTGCATATTAACATAAGTCGGATGGCTAGGATTACAATGCAATACCTACCTACCTAATAACAAATGTACAAGTGTCTAATATTTACTTCGCGTGTGGATAACAGCGTTAGCTAACGTACGATATGTGCGTGAAATTGGATGATGAAGTAACTTACCAACTGcacttgttgtgtgtgtgtgtttctctttaaTTCGTTCAGTGGGCGGGTCTTTTGGGGTTTTCCGGGTGGAAGTTTGACGTGTGGGAAGAGGAAAAGGCTATAGTGACGGACGAGCCGACCTGACACTGGAAGCCGGCGAGCTGAGTTGGGCATTCGGGAGAAACACCGGGATCTATGGCAGTCCGAGGCATGAACCTGTGCAGTATTTGTGGTCTGATCCTGTATTTCGTCGCGGCCGTGTTTGCAGGGTGAGTGGACATCCATTCTTGAACAAACTGCAGTGTTCAAAGCGTGTCGCCAGCTGGTACACATGTTGAATTGTGATTGGTCTACGCCTCTCAACCCTTGTGCGAGTACCTTAGCCATGAGGAGGGTCGCATTCACCGACATATACAGACCCCGtttcattcaaattattttagctacatttgtTGTTCATATATCTGTTTGTATGTAGGCTTTGATTGATCGGATTATGAGTGattgtttcatattttcacaAGCTTGCCagctactgtagctagctaTGCTAGCTATCCAGTGACAGCAGCTAGCTGCTAGCTGGCAATTGTCGTTCACTGGCACCTTAACATTCCACCATCCATTTCCTCCTTACCCAAAGATTAAGTGTTCTATGGCAGTATAATTTATTCAACACATTATTCTTGATTTATATTCCGTGAATTAAACAACAATTTACCCCACGTCGGTATCATCCGATGTAGTTAAACACTCGTAGAGGTACAGTAGGAACCCTGAAATTGTTAAATTATTGTCCTGTGCTCCTATTGTTTGGGCATATTCATATCTTAATCCCCCTATATGCTTTGTGTTTTGTCCTTATTCGTCTGGACAAATAAGTTAATCCA encodes:
- the crygs2 gene encoding crystallin, gamma S2 gives rise to the protein MGKLDQLYDQIIPSKTSSIFSWIVTAGVFPLSSQIVFYEDKNFQGRRYECDSDCTDFHSYLSRCNSIRVDGGAWVVYERPNYMGYQYVLTRGEYPDYQRWMGLNDRLCSCKMIHFASGTQYKIQLYDNADFAGQAFEATDDCPSILERFRSREVHSCKVLEGVWVFYEHPNYRGRQYLLEKGEYRKPVDWGAVCATVQSFRRLTE
- the tbccd1 gene encoding TBCC domain-containing protein 1 — encoded protein: MEQDSTGVWPRLEPFLLGALQVPPPAKLSLHYLRKMAAYVRTREGCYPRLAWTLWRHIACGKLQLAEDLAWLYFETFDLLTPHVPEERLGWAEALSQCACAKELDRVRGKLSVDTLQFLLFLYMQQLNRVSLRTSLIGEEWPSPRARSPSPSSDREAKTSSQNKNWDDQAHLTFVQTHLSDLLELLLEPGQLSQSGQAVRDSQVSAEAVQSLGFLLEGCAGRGRTVHPLHRLLGRAPLQAQAGFSKLSRSFSLQQLQAWLRRTLCLNPFGISACLRSGKKLAWAQQVEGSIKRAKIARNTHMAPPGSKVVLMSQVFRQTLAKNSDKLAGANIKLHRCSEAFIYLLSPLRSVCLDKCRNSTVVLGPVETSVHVQSCENVTVVCVAGRVAVGASSHCTLHALTPSRPLLLPGNTALTLGPFHTHYPALEDDMARVGLAVVPNVWDRPLTLGPEGNPHDNAAYRLLPPGEFCPMAIPFQMEGDTCEVPGGLPPLYRKAVDERELRVQEWQKTVKDAHLIKDQRRQFQALVEQKFHEWLLESGHRQQLDCLIPPTLTSGPGESSGSWVDAYSPDHSKSGEMNPEGPRQAAGQTSTAR